From the Ilumatobacteraceae bacterium genome, the window TCCTCTCGGCGCCCTCCAACACACGCCTCGTCGGCCCGAGCCTCGACGACGTTGCACCCTCGTGCGAGATCATCCGCCCGTCGAGCTACGACCACGACCCCGCCGCGCACGCCCACTTCGAGTGGATCGCGGCGGTGTACACCGACGACGGCGAGACGGTTCACGCCGTGATCCACAACGAGTACCACGGCTACGAAGCGGCACTCGCCGACTCGCGACGAGCCCTCCTGAACGAGTACGGCGACCAGGGCTGGTCGTACCTCGCCCGCACCGGCGCCGGGCCGGTCGAGATGACCCCGGCCCTGTCGGGCTACCGACACGGCGACACGCTCTGCCTCGTCGACTTCTGGGGTGCCCACCCCGACATCGGGTGCGATGCCGTCCGCCGCTACACCGCACCGTCCGACGGCAGGTACGTGATCGACGTCTCGGCTGGACGCGCAGCGACCGGGGGCGACGGCGTGACCGTCACCGTCGTACGTGGCGACGACGTGCTGCTGTCCGAGGTGCTCGACGACGGCAACCCCGCCGTCGAGCAGCGACTCGACCTCGAACTGACGGCGGGGGAGACCATCGACTTCGTGGTCGTCGCCGGTGCCGACTCGAGCTTCGACGCCACCGAGTTCGCCGTGGTGATCACGTCGGACGGCGAGGTCTGCACCGGCGACACGTGGGATTGCCAGCAGGTCGAACTGACCTCGTCGGTGTCGACCGACGGTGGTGCCACGTTCAGCCCGTCGACGGGAGCATCCGGCGTGATCGCATCACCGGGCGTGCCGTACGAACACGACGTCGGCCTGTTGGCGATGTGGCAGCCGAGCAACATCGTGCGCCACCCGACCGACGGCCACTTCTACATGCTGTCGCAGTTCGACGATCGTCGCGACCGCGGCGTGCAGTTCACGTGCCTGCTCCGTACCGACACCATCGACGACCCGTCGTCGTGGCGCGCCTGGGACGGCGACGGGTTCAACCTCTCCTTCGCCGCATCCGCCTACGACGGCAACGTCGACGCGCCGGCCGACTGCGCGTCGGTGGTGTCGCCGCCGATCGGTGGCCTGACCTGGAACACCCATCTCGAACGGTTCGTCGCGATCGGAGGATTCACCAACCACGGCCCGAACGGCCAGTACCTGACCACGTCGACCGATCTCATCACCTGGACCGATCCGGTGTTCATCCAGGCCGCCGAATTCGTCTACACCGCCGACGCACCGCCGTTCGAGCCCTACGCCACGCTCATCGACCCGGCGAGCGAATCGATGAGCTATGACACCACGGGCGAGACGCCGTACCTGTACTTCACCCGGATCAACGCCACCGACCCGCTCGACTTCGACCTCGTGCGGGTGCCCCTCCGACTCGACCAGTCGTAGGGCCCGTCATCGGGTCGGTGTCGGCACGGTCCGGTCGTCGAACCTCACCGCCCGTTCGAGGTCGCACCGACGCGTCGGCGTCGGTGGGGTACCTGTCCCGGGCGGTGCCCGCGACCAGACGATCAGGCGAAAATCAGGCGGAGCGGTCGCCGGCGAGGTGGAGGTCGGCCAGGGTGCCGACCGCGGTGCGACCGTCGTCGGTGACGGTCAGGATCTCGGCGCCCGCGTCGGTGACGAGCACGGTGTGTTCGAACTGGGCCGACGGCCGATTGTCGTCGACGTGTTCGGTCCAGCCGTCGTCGGCCTGGTGAAAGCCGGGGCGGCCCGTGAGGAGCATCGGTTCGACCGTCAACGTCATGCCCGGCACCACGACGGCCTCGTCGCGCCGGTCGACGCAGTGGTGCACGTGCGGGTCGGCGTGGAACGTCCGACCGATGCCGTGCCCGCCGTACTCGGCGACGACCCGGTACCCACGGGACGTCGAGAACGTCTCGATCGCATGGGCGACGTTCTGGAGCGGCTCGAACGGTCGGATCGCGGCGATACCTCGCAGCGTCGCCTCCCTGGTCGTCTCGACGAGGCCGACCATCGCCGGCGTCGGTGTGCCCACGTGGAACGTCGCCGAGTTGTCGCCGTGCATCCCGTCGATGAATGCGGTGACGTCGATGTTGACGATGTCGCCGTCTTCGAGCGGGCGGTCGTCGGGGATGCCGTGGCAGATCACGCCGTTGACCGACGTGCAGATCGACTTGGTGTACCCGTGGTAATGCAGGGTGCTCGGGTAGGCGCCGAGCTCGATGTAGGTCTGGTGGGCGATCTCGTCGAGCTCCTCGGTGGTCCGGCCGACTTCGACGTGTTCGCCGGTGCGCAGCAACACCTCGGCGCCCACCGCGCATGCGTGACGCATCCGGACGAGCGACTCGGCGTCGTGGATCTGGGGTGTCCGTGGCGTCGAGATGCGTCCGGTCGTGACGTAGTCGGGGCGCTCGATGTGGTCGGGGACCGGTCGGGGTGGCGTGACGTTGCCGATGCGAACCGGTGGGTGGTCGAGTGCACGGCGATCGCCGTGGCAGCGCTTGTACTTGGCGCCGGTGCCACACCAGCAGGGATCGTTCGCCTTCGGCTTCATCCGAGGCAGTCTATGGGCGTAGACGCGAGGTGTCTACGGGGTGAGACAACAGGGCTAGATTGTGTGCATGGCGCCCATGGTGAACACCGAAGAGCTGATCGACTCGCGGGAACTCGCGTCGCTGCTCGGTCTGGCGCACGCCAACAGCGTCAGCCTGTATCAGCGTCGCTATGCGGACATGCCCCGCCCGGTCGTCGATCTCGGCAACGGTCGACCGCGACTCTGGCTGCGCCCCGCCATCGTCGAATGGATGGAATCCCGCCGCTGACGCACTGATCACCGCGCGATCAATCCGGGGGACGGTCGACGACGAAGGTCTCGCCGCCGCCGATCCGTCGAACGACGGCTGTCGACGATCGCCGTTCTGCCCGAGCTCACGTTTCTGCCTGCGGCAGAAAGGTGCATCACCACCACGTCCCGCGGCGACGCTGGCGGGATGACCCTTGCTGCTGCCCGACCGTTGTCCGACCGGTTGCTCGATGCGCGGATCCTCATGCTCGCCGACGAGGTGTCGGACGAGTCCGCCCACCGGCTGATCACCGAACTCCTGGCGCTCTCCGCCGACGACCCCGACTCCGACATCTGCCTGTTCATCAACTCGCCCGGCGGCTCGGTGCTCGCCGGTCTCGCCGTCTACGACGTGATGCAGTTGATCCCGAACGACGTCGTCACCGTCGCCACCGGCCTGGCCGCGAGCATGGGGCAGGTGCTGCTGTGCGCCGGCGCGGCGGGTAAACGGTTCGCGCTCCCGAACGCGCAGGTGTTGATGCACGAAGGGTCGGCAGGGATCGGGGGAGCGGCGGCCGACGTGGAGATCCAGGCCGCCAACCTCGTGGCCACGCTCGACCGGATGCGCTCGATCATCGCCCGGCACACCGACACCCCGATCGAGCAGGTCGTCGACGACGTCGGCCGCGACCGGTGGTTCGACGCGGAACAGGCACTCGAGTACGGCTTCGTCGACCACATCGTCCACTCGCTCGACGAGGTGTTGCCGCGACGAGTGGTCCGGCGGGTCGGCCTGGCATCGGGTGTGCAGGGGAGTGCGGCATGAGCAGCTACACGATCCCCACCGTCATCGAGACGACCCCGCGCGGTGAACGCGTCACCGACATCTACAGCCGGCTCCTCGGCGACCGGATCATCTTCATCGGCACGCCGATCGACGACGGCGTCGCCAACGTGGTGATCGCACAACTGCTCCACCTCGCCGCTGTGCAACCCGACCACGACATCCACCTCTACATCAACTCGCCGGGCGGGTCGTTCACCGCGATGCTGGCGATCTACGACACGATGCAGTTCGTCGCACCCGACGTCGCCACGCTGTGCGTCGGCCAGGCAGCCTCTTCGGCGGCCGTGCTGTTGGCCGCCGGAGCCCCTGGCAAGCGGGCCGTCCTCGAACACGCCAGGGTGTTGCTCGATCAACCACACGCCGACGGCCGGCGCGGGTCGATGAGCGACCTGGCGCTCGAAGCAGCCGAACTGGCCAGGGTCCGTGGCGAGATGGAGTCGTTGCTCGCCCGCCACACCGGCCGATCGGTCGCCGACGTCCGAGCCGACACCGACCGGGCGTTGGTGCTGGCCGGCGCGGAGGCCGTCGCCTACGGCGCGGCGGACGTGGTGCCCGCCGCGAACTCAGGCGGCCAGCTGGAAACGGGTCGTGCGCTGACCCCGAACACCATCTGAACGCGCCGCCGACTCGATCCGGTGTTGGACCGAGCGGCCCTCGATGCGGAGGCGCTCGGCGGACCGTTCGAGGATCTCGACGAGCGGCAGATCGAGTGCCGTGCCGATCGCATCCAAGACGTCGGAGGACACCTCCTTGCGGCCACGCTCGACCTCTGACAGGTAGGGCAGCGACACGGCGGCCTCGTCGGCCACGTCGGCCAGGGTGCGCTCCTGGCGCTGCCGTTCGTCGCGCAGCACGTCACCGATGACGTCACGGAGGCGGGGTGGGTCGACATCGACCTGCGTCGCGACGGGTGGCCGGTTGGAGGGGAACCGCAGGACCGTCGCTCCCGAGCCGCGGGACCGCTCGGATTCGGGTACCGTCCGATCGCTCGCTCCCTCGCTCACGACCGTGACGCTACACCGATCGCGACCGACGGGTCATCGCTGCTCGCTCCTGCAGGGGCCGCCGATCGACCCTGGAGTACGGCCGCCGAGCCCGATGCTCAGGCGTCGCCGGCGATGTCGACACGACGACCGGTCGCCGCCGAATCCATGACCGCCGCGATGGAGCGGACGGTTGCGAGCCCACCGAGCAGGTCGCAGGGTGGGGTCGCGGTTCCCGCGGCGACGTCGAGGAACGTCTGCGCCTGGCTGGCGAGCCAGCGACGATGCGGGTCGTGACTCGTGCTCACCGTGGCCCAGGTGCCGTTCGGTCCGGAGGACCGGGACAGCGTGTCGCCGTACAGATCGAGACGCAGTGAGCCGGCCGTGCCGTGCACGGTGATGATGAACTCGAAGAGCTCCTGGTGGTGGCCGATCGAGTACACCGCCATCACGGGACCGTGACGCCCCACCATGTGCACGGTGTCGGGGACGTCGACGTCGCCGAGCACGTAGTTGTCGGTGTCGGCCGAGACCTCGGTCATGGGACCGAGCATCCATTCGCCCATGTTGACCGAGTGGGTGAGGATGTCGTAGACGACGCCACCACCCGTGGCCAGATCGGCGTAGTAGGTGTCTGCGTAGTCGGGTCGGACGGTCGGTTGGTGGGCGCCGCGCATCGACACGAACTGGATCGGTGTTCCGATGTCGCCCGACAGCACCCGGTCACGCAGTTCGATGACGAGGTCGCTGCTGATCAGCGGGTATGCGACCATCACCGGTACGCCGGATGCCCTGCACTCCTCGGCCCACTCGGCGACACCGTCGGGGACGAGGGTGAGTGGCTTCTCCATGAGGAGAGGGAACCCGGCAGCGGTGACGCGTCGGCCGACAGCGAGATGCGTGTGGGCCGGCGTCGCGACGACGACGCCGTCCCACGATCCGTCGAGCGCGGCATCGAGATCCGTGACCAGACCGACGTCGGGTGCCATCTCCGCGATCTCTGCCAGCTGCGCGTCGTCGGTATCGCACATCGAGATCGCGATCGAGGTGTGCTGTGTCCTGAGGGACGAGAAGGCTTCGAGGTGGCGGCGGCCCATGAGGCCGGCGCCGACGATGAGGACGTGGTGGTCGGTCACATGGGCTTCCTTGGGTCGAGGGGCGGGTTTCCGGCTCGGCACGGGCGTTCTCGGCGAGGAGTTCCTCGCCCGGAGCGCTCGTTGCGAATCATGTGACCCTGTCGCCGGCGGCATTGTCGCGCCCCAGTCGCGCCGCGCTCCAGGGTCAGTGCCGGTTGCGGCGGATCGCTCGCTTCGTGGGCCGCGGCGGCGACGCTAGCCGAACAGGCACCCCGCCAGAAGGGCCCCGCCTCCGGCTATAGTAGAGATCCCTATTGGTTTGGTGACCGAAAGGCGTGGGCTCCGGCTCACGCCTTGTTTTGTGAAAGGAGGCGAATCGACATGACCGACAGTCCCGTACTCCAACGAGTCCGCGAGCTGATCGAACCGATCGCCTCCGACCTCGACCTCGACCTCTACGACCTCGAACAACGGGGCGGCACGCTGCGGGTCACGATCGACACGCCCCCCGGTTCCGAGGGCGGCGTCGACATGGACAAGCTCGCACTGGCGACCCGTCTGATCTCTCGCGAGATGGACCACCACGACCCGATGCCCGGCCGGTACACGCTCGAGGTCACGAGCCCGGGTGTCGAGCGCACGTTGCGCACTCCCGCCCATTTTCAGCGCGAGATCGGCAAGACGATCAACGTGCGTCTCGCCGACACCAATGCCGAGCAGCGTCGCTTCGAAGGTGTGCTCGTCGCCGCCGACGACACGACCGCGACGGTCCGTCTCGACGATGCCGACCTGACCGAACAGGTCGTCGCGCTCGCCGACATCGACCGCGCCCGAACCGTGTTCGTGTGGGGACCGCAGCCCAAGCCGGGCGGCAAGGGTGCCCCGAAGAAGAAGCAGAAGAGCACCAAGAGCAAGTCGCCGCAGCCCTCGAAGTCGGGCGCGCAGCAATCGTCGGATTCGAAGAAGGAGCCATCGTGAGCAATCTCGACATGAGCGAAGCCATTCGCCTCCTCGCCCAGGAGAAGGGCATGTCGGAGGACGATCTCCTCCACGTACTCGTCGACGCGTTGGCGAGCGCCTACAAGCGCCGTCCCGGCGCGGCCGACGAGGTCGTCGTCGAGGTCAATCCGACCACGATGACCTTCTCCTTCACCGCCTACGACCTCGACGAGGACGGCAACTGGGTCAACGAGCGCGACGACACGCCCGACAAGGAAGACCTCGGACGCATCGCCGCCCAGACCTTCCGTCAGGTGATGAGCCAGCGCATCCGCGAAGTTGAGCGCGATCGCAAGTTCGAGGAGTACGCGAACCGCGAGGGCGACATCGTCACCGGCATCATCCAGCAGACCGACACGCGCTACACGCTGCTCGACCTCGGCCGGGTCGAAGCCCTGCTGCCGCAGGCCGAGCAGGTCCCGTACGAGCGCCCCAACCCGGGTGACCGTGCGAAGGCCTACATCGTCGAGGTCCGCAAGACCGCCAAGGGCCCGCAGATCGTCGTGTCCCGCACGCATCCGGGTCTCATCAAGCGCCTCTTCGAACTCGAGGTGCCCGAGATCGCCGACGGCATCGTCGAGATCAAGGCATGCGCCCGTGAACCAGGGCACCGCACGAAGATCGCCGTCTGGTCGAACGACCACAACGTCGACCCGGTCGGTGCCTGCGTCGGTGCACGCGGTGCTCGCGTCCGCATGGTCGTCAACGAGTTGCGAGGCGAGAAGATCGACATCGTGCCGTTCAGCGAAGACCTTGCCGACATGGTCGCCAAGGCGCTGTCGCCGGCCAAGGTCAACCAGGTCAACATCTCCGAAGATGGCACCGCCGCCGACGTGATCGTGCCCGACCACCAGCTCAGCCTGGCGATCGGCCGCGAGGGTCAGAACGCTCGTCTGTCCGCTCGCCTCACCGGCGTGCGTGTCGACATCCGATCCGAGACGCAGGTCGCCGAGGGCGTCCCCGCCGGGAGCTACCTCGACGACCACGTCGAGTACGCCGAGGGCGAGTGGAAAGAGAACGAAGCCGGCGAAATGGAATGGCACGCCGCCGATGGCAGCGTGATCAGCCAGGCCGACTGGATCGCTCAGACCGAAGGCGGCGCAACCGACGATGCTGCTGCCGAGTCGACCGATGACGCTGCTGCCGAGTCGACCGACGATGCTGCTGCCGAGTCGACCGACGATGCTGCTGCCGAGTCGACCGATGACGCTGCTGCCGAGTCGACCGACGATGCTGCTGCCGAGTCGACCGACGATGCTGCTGCCGAGTCGACCGATGACGCTGCTGCCGAGTCGACCGACGATGCTGCTGCCGAGTCGACCGCCGACGACACCGAGCCGGAGGCCGCCGCTTCCGCCGAGGGTGAGGATGACGCAGCCGGGTGACGCTCACGTTCCGATCCGTACGTGCATCGGGTGCCGTCAGCCGCACCCGCAGACACGATTGCTCCGCTGCGTCCTCGACGCCGACGGAACGATCCGTGTCGATCGCCGAGCGCCCGGTCGTGGCGCCTGGTTGTGCGGATCAGGGTGTCTCGAGCCGGCACGCCGCAAGCGTGCCTTCGATCGAGCCTGGCGTACCACGGTGCGCCCGGAGGCGATCGAGCAACTCAGCGCTCGACTGGCCGAACTGAACGACTGAACAGGTGGGGAACGCCCCCGCCTCTGCGAGACTGACGAACGACGAAAGGTTGCCCACAAGGTGGCGAAGAACATCCGAGTACATGAACTAGCCAAGGAACTCGGCATGACGAATGCCGAGGCCGTCGACCTGTGCGGCGTGCTCGGCGTTCCGATCAAGAGCCATTCCTCCTCGCTCAACGAGGCGTATGCCGACATGGTTCGCCGGCGGGCAGTTCGTGACGGCCTCACCCGGGACGAACAGCCCGAGGAGCCGAAGCCCGAGCCGAAGAAGAAGCCGGCCAAGAAGAAGGCCGCCGCCAAGAAGGCAGCGGCCAAGCCGGCAGCGAGCGAGGCGAAGCCCGCCGAGGAGCCGGCGGCCGAAGCACCCGAGCCTGCTGCCGAGCCGCCCGCCGCCGAAGCGCCCGCGCCGGAGCCGGCCGCCGAGCCGCCCGCGGCCGAAGCACCCGAGCCTGCTGCCGAGCCGCCCGCCGAGGCACCCGCCGAGGCACCCGCCGCCGAAGCACCGACTCCCGAGCCGGCACCCGAACCTGCTGCCGAGCCGCCCGCCGAGGCACCCGCTCCGGCTCCGGCCGAGGAGCCGGCCGCCGAGCCCATTTCGAGCCCCGGCCCCGAGTCGGCCGCGGCCCGCACCATTTCGAGCCCCGGCCCCGAATCGGCTGCCGCCCGCACCATTTCGAGCCCCGGCCCCGATTCGGCTCCCAAGCCCCCGGCACGGCCCGAGGCCGCCGAAGCCAAGGCGGCGCCGGCCGCTCCGCCGACACCCCCGAGGGCGCCGTCGGGCAAGCCGATCCCGCCGCCCCCCGGTCGTCCGGTCTCCGCGTCGGGCAAGCCGATCCCGCCGCCCCCCGGCTCAGCGCGGCCCGCAGCAGGTCGTCCTGCCGGCGGTCCCGGCGGTCGCACGGGTGGCTACGCAGGTCGCCCTGGTGGCGGAGGTGGCCCCGGTGGGTTCGCCGGTCGCCCAGGTGGCGGCCCCGGTGGCGGCCCCCGCCCCGGTGGCGGTCGCCCGAGCGGCCAACGCCGACCACCACGTCGCAGCAAGCGGCGTCGTCGTCGCGATCGCGACGAGTTGCAGCCCCAGGAGCAGAGCTTCACCGCAGCAGATGCACCCGTGCCCGAGGGCACGGTCGTCATCGAGCGCGGTGTCTCGGCCCAGGAGTTCGGCCCGAAACTGAACCGCACCGCCGGTGACGTCATCAAGTTCCTCCTGCAGCACGGCGAGATGCTCACGGTCACCATGGGCCTCTCCGACGAGCACATGGAGTTGTTCGCGCTCGATCTCGGTGCCGACATTCTCCTCGTCAACCCGGGTCAACAGCAGGAGATCGAACTCCAGGCGATGTTCGACGACAGCGACGACGACGACGAGGAGTTGCTCGAAGAGCGGCCGCCCGTCATCACCGTCATGGGTCACGTCGACCACGGCAAGACCACGGTCCTCGACCGCATCCGTTCGGCCAACGTCGTCGACGGCGAGGCCGGCGGCATCACCCAGCACATCGGCGCCTACCAGGTGGAGAAGGACGGCAAGAAGCTGACCTTCATCGACACCCCGGGCCACGCGGCGTTCACGCAGATGCGTGCCCGCGGCGCGCAAGCGACCGACATCGTCGTGCTCGTCGTCGCCGCCGACGACGGCGTGATGCCCCAGACGATCGAGGCGATCAACCACGCGAAGGCGGCCGACGTGCCGATCGTCGTGGCGGTCAACAAGATCGACAAGGACAACGCCGATCCGCAGCGTGTGCTCACCGAACTCGCCGAGCAGGAACTCGTCCCCGAGTCGTGGGGTGGCGACACGATCGTCGTCGAGATGTCGGCCCTGCAAGACCTGGGCATCGACGACCTGCTCGACCAGCTCAACGTGGTCGCCGAACTCGAAGACCTCCAGGCCAACCCGACCGGGCGGGCCAAGGGCATCGTGCTCGAGGCCAACCTCGACAAGGGTCGCGGCCCCGTTGCCACGATCCT encodes:
- the map gene encoding type I methionyl aminopeptidase, encoding MKPKANDPCWCGTGAKYKRCHGDRRALDHPPVRIGNVTPPRPVPDHIERPDYVTTGRISTPRTPQIHDAESLVRMRHACAVGAEVLLRTGEHVEVGRTTEELDEIAHQTYIELGAYPSTLHYHGYTKSICTSVNGVICHGIPDDRPLEDGDIVNIDVTAFIDGMHGDNSATFHVGTPTPAMVGLVETTREATLRGIAAIRPFEPLQNVAHAIETFSTSRGYRVVAEYGGHGIGRTFHADPHVHHCVDRRDEAVVVPGMTLTVEPMLLTGRPGFHQADDGWTEHVDDNRPSAQFEHTVLVTDAGAEILTVTDDGRTAVGTLADLHLAGDRSA
- a CDS encoding ATP-dependent Clp protease proteolytic subunit — its product is MTLAAARPLSDRLLDARILMLADEVSDESAHRLITELLALSADDPDSDICLFINSPGGSVLAGLAVYDVMQLIPNDVVTVATGLAASMGQVLLCAGAAGKRFALPNAQVLMHEGSAGIGGAAADVEIQAANLVATLDRMRSIIARHTDTPIEQVVDDVGRDRWFDAEQALEYGFVDHIVHSLDEVLPRRVVRRVGLASGVQGSAA
- a CDS encoding ATP-dependent Clp protease proteolytic subunit — translated: MSSYTIPTVIETTPRGERVTDIYSRLLGDRIIFIGTPIDDGVANVVIAQLLHLAAVQPDHDIHLYINSPGGSFTAMLAIYDTMQFVAPDVATLCVGQAASSAAVLLAAGAPGKRAVLEHARVLLDQPHADGRRGSMSDLALEAAELARVRGEMESLLARHTGRSVADVRADTDRALVLAGAEAVAYGAADVVPAANSGGQLETGRALTPNTI
- a CDS encoding helix-turn-helix domain-containing protein: MSEGASDRTVPESERSRGSGATVLRFPSNRPPVATQVDVDPPRLRDVIGDVLRDERQRQERTLADVADEAAVSLPYLSEVERGRKEVSSDVLDAIGTALDLPLVEILERSAERLRIEGRSVQHRIESAARSDGVRGQRTTRFQLAA
- a CDS encoding Gfo/Idh/MocA family oxidoreductase encodes the protein MTDHHVLIVGAGLMGRRHLEAFSSLRTQHTSIAISMCDTDDAQLAEIAEMAPDVGLVTDLDAALDGSWDGVVVATPAHTHLAVGRRVTAAGFPLLMEKPLTLVPDGVAEWAEECRASGVPVMVAYPLISSDLVIELRDRVLSGDIGTPIQFVSMRGAHQPTVRPDYADTYYADLATGGGVVYDILTHSVNMGEWMLGPMTEVSADTDNYVLGDVDVPDTVHMVGRHGPVMAVYSIGHHQELFEFIITVHGTAGSLRLDLYGDTLSRSSGPNGTWATVSTSHDPHRRWLASQAQTFLDVAAGTATPPCDLLGGLATVRSIAAVMDSAATGRRVDIAGDA
- the rimP gene encoding ribosome maturation factor RimP gives rise to the protein MTDSPVLQRVRELIEPIASDLDLDLYDLEQRGGTLRVTIDTPPGSEGGVDMDKLALATRLISREMDHHDPMPGRYTLEVTSPGVERTLRTPAHFQREIGKTINVRLADTNAEQRRFEGVLVAADDTTATVRLDDADLTEQVVALADIDRARTVFVWGPQPKPGGKGAPKKKQKSTKSKSPQPSKSGAQQSSDSKKEPS
- the nusA gene encoding transcription termination factor NusA, encoding MSNLDMSEAIRLLAQEKGMSEDDLLHVLVDALASAYKRRPGAADEVVVEVNPTTMTFSFTAYDLDEDGNWVNERDDTPDKEDLGRIAAQTFRQVMSQRIREVERDRKFEEYANREGDIVTGIIQQTDTRYTLLDLGRVEALLPQAEQVPYERPNPGDRAKAYIVEVRKTAKGPQIVVSRTHPGLIKRLFELEVPEIADGIVEIKACAREPGHRTKIAVWSNDHNVDPVGACVGARGARVRMVVNELRGEKIDIVPFSEDLADMVAKALSPAKVNQVNISEDGTAADVIVPDHQLSLAIGREGQNARLSARLTGVRVDIRSETQVAEGVPAGSYLDDHVEYAEGEWKENEAGEMEWHAADGSVISQADWIAQTEGGATDDAAAESTDDAAAESTDDAAAESTDDAAAESTDDAAAESTDDAAAESTDDAAAESTDDAAAESTDDAAAESTADDTEPEAAASAEGEDDAAG
- the infB gene encoding translation initiation factor IF-2; the protein is MAKNIRVHELAKELGMTNAEAVDLCGVLGVPIKSHSSSLNEAYADMVRRRAVRDGLTRDEQPEEPKPEPKKKPAKKKAAAKKAAAKPAASEAKPAEEPAAEAPEPAAEPPAAEAPAPEPAAEPPAAEAPEPAAEPPAEAPAEAPAAEAPTPEPAPEPAAEPPAEAPAPAPAEEPAAEPISSPGPESAAARTISSPGPESAAARTISSPGPDSAPKPPARPEAAEAKAAPAAPPTPPRAPSGKPIPPPPGRPVSASGKPIPPPPGSARPAAGRPAGGPGGRTGGYAGRPGGGGGPGGFAGRPGGGPGGGPRPGGGRPSGQRRPPRRSKRRRRRDRDELQPQEQSFTAADAPVPEGTVVIERGVSAQEFGPKLNRTAGDVIKFLLQHGEMLTVTMGLSDEHMELFALDLGADILLVNPGQQQEIELQAMFDDSDDDDEELLEERPPVITVMGHVDHGKTTVLDRIRSANVVDGEAGGITQHIGAYQVEKDGKKLTFIDTPGHAAFTQMRARGAQATDIVVLVVAADDGVMPQTIEAINHAKAADVPIVVAVNKIDKDNADPQRVLTELAEQELVPESWGGDTIVVEMSALQDLGIDDLLDQLNVVAELEDLQANPTGRAKGIVLEANLDKGRGPVATILVDKGELKVGDPIVAGPAWGKVRAMINDKGEQIKVAGPSTPIEVLGLGSVPEAGDEFRAAPDEKTARTVGEAREFHRRVRDQRGDARVKSGVKLEDIFDQIQSGESATLNLILKADVQGSLEAVTESLRKLGRDEVDLTFVHRAVGGITENDITLAATTNSTIIGFNVRPDRKAREAAETESVEIRTYEIIYKLLEDIEQAMVGMLAPEYEEVVTGDAEVREIFRVPKIGAIAGCLVQNGVITRGSKVRFLRDGTIIWKGSITSLRRFKDDAQEVRAGFECGIGLSDFQDLKPGDVIETYDEREVARTLSS